A segment of the Streptomyces sp. NBC_01235 genome:
GGTGACGAGAACGTGCTGCGCGAGGCGCTTCTCGTGTACGCCCGGGAGATCGCCTTCGCCACCGCCCAGGTCTACGCCCAGGCCGCCGAGGCACGCGGTGCCTGGGACGCCCGGCTCGAGTCGCTCGTCGTGAACGCCGTGCTGAGCGGTGAGGCCGACGAGGGGGCCGTGAGCCGGGCCGCCGCGCTCGGCTGGAACTCGCCCGAACATGTGTGTGTGATCCTCGGGACCGCGCCCGACGGGGACTCCGAGCTGACCGTGGAGGCCATCCGGCGGGCCGCGCGGCACGCCAAGCTCCAGGTGCTCACCGGGGTGCTCGGCTCCCGGCTCGTCGTGATCGCGGGCGGGAGCGACAATCCGCTCGCCGTCGCCAAGTCGCTGATCGGGCCGTATGCCGCCGGGCCCGTCGTCGCCGGGCCCGTCGTGCCGGACCTGCTTGCCGCGACCCGGTCCGCGCAGGCCGCCGCCGCCGGGCTCAAGGCCTGTTCCGCCTGGCAGGACGCACCCCGGCCGGTACTGGCGGACGATCTGCTCCCCGAGCGCGCGATCGCCGGAGATCCCGGGGCGCGTGATCAGTTGGTGGAGGAGATCTACAGACCGCTGGAGGAGGCCGGGTCCGCACTCCTGGAGACGCTCTCCGTCTACCTCGAACAGGCGTCCAGCCTCGAAGGGGCCGCACGGATGCTCTTCGTTCACCCGAACACCGTGCGCTACCGGCTTCGACGTGTGACTGACGTCACCGGTTGGTCGCCTTCGGATGTACGCTCCGCCTTCACGCTCCGGATCGCACTGATCCTGGGGCGTCTGGTCGATGGTGATCCCCAGACCTAGGGCTTTGTCGGTACTCAACAAAACCCCCTGCCGTTCTTCGTCCCTGTCCCCACGGGCGGCTTTGGCCGTCCCCAAGAGAGAGTGTGAGAGTGCTCGTACTCGTCGCTCCCGGCCAGGGCGCCCAGACGCCCGGCTTCCTGACCCCCTGGCTCGACCTCCCCGGTGTCGCCGACCGCCTCGCAGCGCTGTCCGCGGCCGCCGACCTCGACCTGGTGCACTACGGCACGAACGCCGACGCGGACGAGATCCGTGACACCGCGATCGCTCAGCCGCTGCTCGTGGCGGCCGGAATCGTTTCCGCGGCGGCACTGGGTACTGAGACATTTGCCGCGGCCGGGTCGCCGGGCGCCGTCGCGGGCCACAGCGTCGGCGAGTTCACCGCCGCCACGTTCGCCGGCGTCCTCGACGACACCGCCGCGCTGGCCCTCGTCCGCAAGCGGGGTCTGGCCATGGCCGACGCCGCCGCGATCACCGAGACCGGTATGTCGGCGCTGCTCGGCGGAGACCCCGACGTGTCCGTCGCGCATCTGGAGAAGCTGGGGCTGACCCCGGCGAACATCAACGGCGCGGGCCAGATCGTCGCGGCGGGCACGCTGGAGCAGCTCGCCGCGCTGAACGAGGACAAGCCCGAAGGCGTCCGCAAGGTCGTCCCGCTGAAGGTCGCCGGCGCCTTCCACACGCACCACATGGCACCCGCCGTGGAGACCCTCGCCAAGGCCGCCGCGGATCTCACGCCGGCCGACCCGAAGGTCCGTTACGTCTCCAACAAGGACGGGCAGGCGGTCGCCACCGGCGCCGAGGTCCTGGACCGTCTGGTCGGCCAGGTCGCCAACCCGGTCCGCTGGGACCTGTGCATGGAGACGTTCAAGCAACTCGGCGTGACCGCGATCGTCGAGGTCTCCCCCGGCGGCACGCTGGTCGGCCTCGCCAAGCGCGCCCTGCCCGGTGTGAAGACGCTGGCGCTGAAGACCCCCGACGACCTCGACGCCGCTCGTGCGCTCATCGCCGAGCACGGCGTCGCCTAAGGAGCCCTGATGGCGAAGATCAAGCCCAGCAAGGGCGCCCCGTACGCGCGCATCCTCGGCGTCGGAGGCTACCGGCCCACCCGGATCGTCCCCAACGAGGTCATCCTGGAGACGATCGACTCCTCCGACGAATGGATCCGCTCGCGCTCCGGCATCGAGACCCGGCACTGGGCGAACGACGAGGAGACCGTCGCCGCCATGTCGGTCGAGGCGTCCGGCAAGGCGATCGCCGACGCCGGGATCACCGCCGAGCAGGTCGGCGCCGTGGTCGTCTCGACCGTCTCGCACTTCAAGCAGACCCCGGCCGTCGCGACCGAGATCGCCGACAAGCTGGGCACGAACAAGGCCGCCGCCTTCGACATCTCGGCCGGCTGCGCCGGCTTCGGCTACGGCCTGACCCTCGCCAAGGGCATGGTCGTGGAGGGGTCCGCCGAGTACGTGCTCGTCATCGGCGTCGAGCGGCTGTCCGACCTGACCGACCTGGAGGACCGCGCGACGGCCTTCCTGTTCGGCGACGGCGCGGGCGCGGTCGTGGTCGGCCCGTCCACCGAGCCGGCGATCGGCCCGACGGTCTGGGGCTCCGAGGGCGACAAGTCGGACACGATCAAGCAGACCGTGCCGTGGACGGACTACCGCGACGGCGAGGTCGCGAAGTTCCCCGCGATCACGCAGGAGGGCCAGGCGGTCTTCCGCTGGGCGGTGTTCGAGATGGCGAAGGTCGCCAAGGAGGCTCTGGACGCCGCCGGCATCACCGCCGACGAACTGGACGTCTTCATCCCGCACCAGGCCAACGAGCGGATCATCGACTCGATGGTGAAGACTCTCAAGCTGCCGGAGTCCGTCACGGTCGCCCGTGACGTGCGCACCACCGGCAACACCTCGGCCGCCTCGATCCCGCTCGCGATGGAGCGGCTTCTGGCGACCGGCGAGGCAAAGAGCGGCGACACCGCGCTCGTCATCGGATTCGGGGCGGGTCTCGTCTACGCCGCCACTGTCGTTACCCTCCCCTAGGCACTCCGTGCCGGATCACCTGGTCCGGTGCGGGAAGCACCACTGCCACACCCTCTGGATATCTACGAAGGAGCGCCCACATGGCCGCCACTCAGGAAGAGATCGTCGCCGGTCTCGCCGACATCGTGAACGAGATCGCCGGCATCCCGGTTGAGGACGTCCAGCTGGACAAGTCCTTCACCGACGACCTGGACGTCGACTCGCTGTCCATGGTCGAGGTCGTCGTCGCCGCCGAAGAGCGCTTCGACGTCAAGATCCCGGACGAGGACGTCAAGAACCTCAAGACCGTCGGTGACGCGACGAACTACATCCTCAAGCACCAGGCCTGATCAGCCGATCCCTGGGCTGACTGCCCCGCCACCCGGCGGTGGCGCCGCTGAATCCTCGCAACGTTGGAGAAAGAATCCGTGAGCCCGACCAATCACACCGTGGTCGTCACCGGTATCGGCGCAACCACACCGCTGGGTGGCGACGCAGCCTCTACCTGGGAGGGTCTCGTCGCCGGCAAGTCCGGTGTCAAGGCCCTGGAGCAGGACTGGGCGGCCGAGCAGGCCGTCCGTATCGCGGCCCCGGTCGCGGTGGAGCCTCTTGAGGTGATCCCGCGGCCGCAGGCCCGAAAGCTGGACCGTTCGGCGCAGTTCGCGCTGATCGCGGCCCAGGAAGCCTGGAAGGACGCCGGTTTCTCCGGCAAGGCCGGCGAGGCGGGCAGCGACGGCAAGGTCGACCCCGACCGGCTCGGCACGGTCATCGCCTCCGGCATCGGCGGCGTGACCACCCTCCTCGACCAGTACGACGTGCTGAAGGAGAAGGGCGTCCGCCGCGTCTCCCCGCACACCGTGCCCATGCTGATGCCGAACAGCCCCTCCGCCAACGTGGGTCTGCTCGTGGGCGCCCGCGCGGGCGTGCACACGCCGGTCTCGGCGTGCGCGTCGGGCGCGGAGGCCATCGGCTACGGCATCGAGATGATCCGTACGGGCCGTGCCGACGTCGTCGTCGCCGGCGGCACGGAGGCGGCGATCCACCCGCTGCCCATCGCCGCGTTCGGCAACATGATGGCGATGTCCAAGAACAACGACGACCCGCAGGGCGCCTCGCGTCCCTACGACGTCGCGCGTGACGGCTTCGTCATGGGCGAGGGCGCCGGTGTCATCGTCCTGGAGTCCGCCGAGCACGCCGCCAAGCGCGGGGCGCGGGTGTACGCCGAGGCGGTCGGCCAGGGCATCTCCTCCGACGCCCACGACATCGTGCAGCCCGAGCCCGAGGGCCGCGGCATCTCGCACGCGCTGCAGAACCTGCTGGACAACACCGACCTGGA
Coding sequences within it:
- a CDS encoding ketoacyl-ACP synthase III — encoded protein: MAKIKPSKGAPYARILGVGGYRPTRIVPNEVILETIDSSDEWIRSRSGIETRHWANDEETVAAMSVEASGKAIADAGITAEQVGAVVVSTVSHFKQTPAVATEIADKLGTNKAAAFDISAGCAGFGYGLTLAKGMVVEGSAEYVLVIGVERLSDLTDLEDRATAFLFGDGAGAVVVGPSTEPAIGPTVWGSEGDKSDTIKQTVPWTDYRDGEVAKFPAITQEGQAVFRWAVFEMAKVAKEALDAAGITADELDVFIPHQANERIIDSMVKTLKLPESVTVARDVRTTGNTSAASIPLAMERLLATGEAKSGDTALVIGFGAGLVYAATVVTLP
- a CDS encoding beta-ketoacyl-[acyl-carrier-protein] synthase family protein; the encoded protein is MSPTNHTVVVTGIGATTPLGGDAASTWEGLVAGKSGVKALEQDWAAEQAVRIAAPVAVEPLEVIPRPQARKLDRSAQFALIAAQEAWKDAGFSGKAGEAGSDGKVDPDRLGTVIASGIGGVTTLLDQYDVLKEKGVRRVSPHTVPMLMPNSPSANVGLLVGARAGVHTPVSACASGAEAIGYGIEMIRTGRADVVVAGGTEAAIHPLPIAAFGNMMAMSKNNDDPQGASRPYDVARDGFVMGEGAGVIVLESAEHAAKRGARVYAEAVGQGISSDAHDIVQPEPEGRGISHALQNLLDNTDLDPAEIVHVNAHATSTPAGDVAELKALRKVFGDDADHMAVSATKSMTGHLLGGAGGVESVATVLALYHRVAPPTINVENLDPDAEANADIVRGEARKLPVEGRIAALNDSFGFGGHNVVLAFRTV
- a CDS encoding ACP S-malonyltransferase, producing MLVLVAPGQGAQTPGFLTPWLDLPGVADRLAALSAAADLDLVHYGTNADADEIRDTAIAQPLLVAAGIVSAAALGTETFAAAGSPGAVAGHSVGEFTAATFAGVLDDTAALALVRKRGLAMADAAAITETGMSALLGGDPDVSVAHLEKLGLTPANINGAGQIVAAGTLEQLAALNEDKPEGVRKVVPLKVAGAFHTHHMAPAVETLAKAAADLTPADPKVRYVSNKDGQAVATGAEVLDRLVGQVANPVRWDLCMETFKQLGVTAIVEVSPGGTLVGLAKRALPGVKTLALKTPDDLDAARALIAEHGVA
- the fasR gene encoding fatty acid biosynthesis transcriptional regulator FasR, whose amino-acid sequence is MPEPETSRPDATARAVHSHPATLKRLEKSSGSLAAQAIARMDETLPWYRAMPPENRSWIGLVAQAGIAAFTEWFRRPDAPQAISTDVFGTAPRELTRAITLRQTVEMVRTTIEVMESAIDEVAAPGDENVLREALLVYAREIAFATAQVYAQAAEARGAWDARLESLVVNAVLSGEADEGAVSRAAALGWNSPEHVCVILGTAPDGDSELTVEAIRRAARHAKLQVLTGVLGSRLVVIAGGSDNPLAVAKSLIGPYAAGPVVAGPVVPDLLAATRSAQAAAAGLKACSAWQDAPRPVLADDLLPERAIAGDPGARDQLVEEIYRPLEEAGSALLETLSVYLEQASSLEGAARMLFVHPNTVRYRLRRVTDVTGWSPSDVRSAFTLRIALILGRLVDGDPQT
- a CDS encoding acyl carrier protein encodes the protein MAATQEEIVAGLADIVNEIAGIPVEDVQLDKSFTDDLDVDSLSMVEVVVAAEERFDVKIPDEDVKNLKTVGDATNYILKHQA